A stretch of Paenibacillus mucilaginosus 3016 DNA encodes these proteins:
- the parE gene encoding DNA topoisomerase IV subunit B, which produces MTDQLDLKGNGAGSPADYGADDIQVLEGLVAVRKRPGMYIGSTSTSGLHHLVWEIVDNAVDEHLAKHCSQIDVTIHKDQSVTVQDNGRGIPTGMHKTGIPTPQVVFTILHAGGKFGGGGYKKSGGLHGVGASVTNALSEWLEVEIFRDGKIHRQRFEYWVDDKGNEHVGEPATGLEVIGNTRKTGTKVTFKPDKRVFQGGTAMNYDTLYERLQEIAFLNSGLKVTLTDLRADKEETFQYEGGAAQFVQFLNEEKAVLHDVIHFTAEKDDIEVEVALQYNDGYTETLASFVNSIPTRGGGTHETGFKTAYTRVMNEYARKTGMLKEKEKNLDGQDLREGMMAVINIKMGEVEFVGQTKDQLGSASARSAVDSVVSDKMSVFLEENPQVAQMVMKKAIQSAKAREAARKAREEVRSGKKGKSESSNLGGKLTPAQSKDYTRNELFIVEGDSAGGSAKQGRDSRHQAILPLKGKPMNPEKAKLLDIMKNEEYKAIIAAIGAGVGPEFDVTESNYAKIIIMTDADTDGAHIQVLLLTFFYRYMKPLIDAGKVYIAQPPLFKVTKKAGKNSAVRYAWTDEQLAKLTKELGKNLELQRYKGLGEMNPDQLWETTMDPATRTLLQVQIEDAAKAERRVSTLMGDKVDPRKRWIIENVDFTEFEE; this is translated from the coding sequence ATGACGGATCAACTCGATTTGAAAGGAAATGGGGCAGGATCGCCGGCCGATTACGGCGCCGACGATATCCAGGTGCTCGAAGGCCTCGTGGCGGTGCGCAAACGGCCGGGCATGTATATCGGCTCGACGAGCACGTCAGGTCTGCACCATCTCGTTTGGGAAATCGTGGACAATGCCGTGGACGAGCATCTCGCCAAGCATTGTTCGCAGATCGACGTCACGATCCATAAGGATCAGTCGGTCACCGTGCAGGATAACGGGCGGGGCATCCCGACCGGCATGCACAAAACAGGCATTCCGACACCCCAGGTGGTGTTTACGATACTTCACGCCGGCGGCAAATTCGGCGGCGGGGGATACAAGAAGTCCGGCGGTCTTCACGGCGTCGGCGCATCCGTAACGAACGCGCTCTCGGAATGGCTCGAGGTCGAGATCTTCCGCGACGGCAAGATCCACCGGCAGCGCTTCGAATACTGGGTGGATGACAAGGGGAACGAGCATGTCGGGGAACCGGCAACGGGCCTTGAAGTCATCGGCAATACCCGCAAGACGGGGACGAAGGTTACGTTCAAGCCCGACAAGCGCGTCTTCCAGGGCGGAACGGCGATGAACTACGATACGCTGTATGAACGCTTACAAGAGATCGCGTTCCTGAACTCGGGGCTGAAGGTCACGCTGACGGACCTGCGCGCCGACAAGGAAGAGACGTTCCAGTACGAAGGCGGCGCCGCGCAGTTCGTCCAGTTCCTCAACGAGGAAAAGGCAGTGCTGCACGACGTCATCCACTTCACGGCGGAGAAGGACGATATCGAGGTCGAGGTGGCCCTCCAGTATAACGACGGGTATACGGAGACGCTCGCCTCTTTCGTCAACTCGATCCCGACGCGCGGCGGCGGCACGCACGAAACCGGCTTCAAGACGGCCTACACCCGGGTGATGAATGAATACGCCCGGAAGACCGGCATGCTCAAGGAGAAAGAGAAGAACCTCGACGGCCAGGACCTGCGTGAAGGCATGATGGCGGTCATCAACATCAAGATGGGCGAAGTGGAGTTTGTCGGCCAGACGAAGGACCAGCTCGGCAGCGCCTCGGCGCGCAGCGCGGTGGATTCCGTCGTCTCCGACAAGATGTCCGTGTTCCTGGAGGAGAATCCGCAGGTCGCCCAGATGGTCATGAAGAAGGCGATCCAGTCGGCGAAGGCGCGCGAAGCGGCCCGCAAGGCGCGCGAAGAAGTGCGCAGCGGCAAGAAGGGCAAGAGCGAGAGCTCGAACCTCGGCGGCAAGCTGACGCCGGCCCAGTCGAAGGATTACACCCGCAACGAGCTCTTCATCGTAGAGGGCGACTCGGCGGGCGGTTCCGCCAAACAGGGGCGCGATTCGCGCCACCAGGCGATTCTGCCGCTGAAGGGCAAGCCGATGAATCCCGAGAAAGCCAAGCTGCTCGATATCATGAAGAACGAGGAATATAAGGCGATTATCGCAGCGATCGGCGCAGGCGTCGGCCCGGAATTCGATGTCACGGAGAGCAATTATGCCAAAATCATTATCATGACCGATGCCGATACCGACGGCGCCCATATCCAGGTGCTGCTGCTTACGTTCTTCTACCGTTACATGAAGCCGCTGATCGACGCGGGCAAGGTCTACATCGCGCAGCCGCCGCTGTTTAAGGTGACGAAGAAAGCGGGTAAGAACAGCGCAGTGCGTTACGCCTGGACCGACGAGCAGCTGGCGAAGCTGACGAAGGAGCTCGGCAAGAACCTGGAGCTGCAGCGCTACAAGGGACTCGGCGAGATGAACCCGGACCAGCTGTGGGAAACCACGATGGATCCGGCTACGCGGACCCTTCTGCAGGTGCAGATT